One segment of Xiphias gladius isolate SHS-SW01 ecotype Sanya breed wild chromosome 1, ASM1685928v1, whole genome shotgun sequence DNA contains the following:
- the vrk3 gene encoding inactive serine/threonine-protein kinase VRK3 isoform X2, with protein MIGARIRLRRRRRRRRRRRRRTESNRTELNSIQLNSNRLSRTVEAYRGRMPFRFCPQCGTKLQPDFRFCPSCGEKLPRPVDESGPVSSAASLSLSPSKRDELATSVAKTNLASSTSCEPQEIHVCTAATPIQPRPALRKTRNSLRLDREVKSTIKDATPPVVSFTIPVRDDKVEDNEFGFNVSPPKQHTVTFKLDAEVEPTLKSSTSPVAKSPRLVRGKAKLSSPAKKQVEGEKLTDKTSGKAEGSTIDGSPLPVLSPVSSPISRSPLKVTGKSKAKKAKCASAVEPLEEGEEVTDTTGKKWKLLKLLSQSTTEVIYEVFQTISRSNSKESNHILKLGAKDGRIFNEQNFLQRAAKPASVDKWIKQNKMDFLGIPSCVGFGPHADSYRFLIFPNMGQSLQSVIEEEDEFLSEKVVLQLACRLLDVLQYIHSNEYVHADINAENIYIKPGQTSQVYLVGYCHAFRYCPGGRQVEYREASRTPHEGTLEFISLDTHKGAGPSRRSDLQSLGYCMLRWHTGTLPWAVLTQPDQVATQKQRYMEDVPALLSHCFGKAKVSSALQTYLTAVMALGYSEQPDYSALKAGLSAALLQMGGSLEQPLHF; from the exons ATGATAGGAGCACGTATCCGgttaagaagaagaagaagaagaaggagaagaagaagaagaagaaccgAATCGAATCGAACGGAACTGAACTCAATTCAACTCAACTCAAACAGACTCAGCCGGACCGTGGAGGCTTACAGGGGAAG AATGCCTTTCCGTTTCTGCCCCCAGTGTGGGACGAAGTTGCAGCCTGATTTCAGATTTTGTCCTTCATGTGGAGAGAAGCTTCCCCGTCCGGTTGATGAATCTGGACCTGTGAGCTCAGCTGCTTCTTTAAGTCTCTCTCCATCCAAAAGGGACGAATTAGCAACATCAGTAGCTAAAACAAATCTTGCTTCAAGCACAAGTTGTGAGCCCCAGGAAA TCCATGTATGTACCGCCGCAACTCCAATTCAACCTCGCCCTGCACTGCGAAAGACTCGTAACTCCCTTCGTCTGGACAGGGAAGTTAAATCCACCATTAAAGATGCCACTCCACCTGTGGTGTCCTTCACTATACCTGTCAGAGATGACAAGGTTGAAG aTAATGAGTTTGGATTCAACGTATCTCCGCCAAAGCAGCACACAGTCACTTTCAAACTCGACGCAGAGGTAGAGCCAACTTTAAAGTCGTCAACTTCCCCTGTCGCTAAATCCCCTCGACTTG TCAGGGGAAAGGCTAAACTCTCCAGTCCTGCTAAGAAGCAGGTGGAAGGAGAGAAGCTGACGGATAAAACAAGTGGGAAAGCAGAGGGATCAACCATAGACGGCTCTCCTCTACCTGTCCTTTCTCCTGTTTCCTCACCAATCTCCAGGTCTCCTTTAAAAG TGACAGGAAAAAGCAAGGCCAAGAAGGCAAAGTGTGCGTCCGCCGTGGAGCCGCTAGAGGAAGGCGAGGAGGTGACAGACACAACGGGCAAGAAGTGGAAACTTTTGAAACTGCTCAGTCAAAGCACGACAGAGGTCATCTATGAAG tttttcaaacaaTTTCAAGATCCAATTCCAAGGAATCAAACCACATCCTGAAACTA GGAGCTAAAGATGGAAGAATCTTCAATGAGCAGAACTTTTTGCAGAGAGCTGCTAAACCTGCGTCTG TGGACAAGTggatcaaacaaaacaagatggATTTTCTGGGGATTCCTTCTTGTGTTGGCTTTGGACCTCATGCAGATTCCTACAG gttTCTGATTTTCCCCAACATGGGCCAATCTCTCCAGTCTGTCATTGAGGAAGAAGATGAGTTTCTGTCCGAGAAAGTGGTTCTTCAGCTCGCCTGTAGGCTG TTAGATGTCCTGCAGTATATCCATTCAAACGAGTATGTTCATGCTGATATTAATGCGGAAAACATCTACATCAAACCAGGACAGACTTCACAG gtCTACCTTGTAGGATACTGCCATGCTTTCAGGTACTGTCCAGGGGGTCGACAGGTAGAGTACCGTGAAGCCAGCAGGACACCACACGAGGGCACCCTAGAGTTCATCAGCCTGGACACACATAAGGGAGCAG GGCCATCTCGACGCAGTGACTTGCAGTCCCTGGGTTACTGCATGCTGCGATGGCACACAGGCACGCTACCGTGGGCCGTCCTCACTCAACCGGACCAGGTAGCCACCCAGAAGCAGAG GTACATGGAAGATGTTCCTGCACTGTTGAGTCACTGCTTTGGGAAGGCGAAAGTTTCCA GTGCACTTCAAACCTACCTGACTGCAGTGATGGCTCTGGGGTACTCTGAGCAGCCCGACTACTCAGCACTGAAGGCTGGACTCAGTGCAGCCTTGCTGCAGATGGGGGGGTCACTGGAGCAGCCACTTCATTTTTAG
- the vrk3 gene encoding inactive serine/threonine-protein kinase VRK3 isoform X1: MIGARIRLRRRRRRRRRRRRRTESNRTELNSIQLNSNRLSRTVEAYRGRMPFRFCPQCGTKLQPDFRFCPSCGEKLPRPVDESGPVSSAASLSLSPSKRDELATSVAKTNLASSTSCEPQESKVHVCTAATPIQPRPALRKTRNSLRLDREVKSTIKDATPPVVSFTIPVRDDKVEDNEFGFNVSPPKQHTVTFKLDAEVEPTLKSSTSPVAKSPRLVRGKAKLSSPAKKQVEGEKLTDKTSGKAEGSTIDGSPLPVLSPVSSPISRSPLKVTGKSKAKKAKCASAVEPLEEGEEVTDTTGKKWKLLKLLSQSTTEVIYEVFQTISRSNSKESNHILKLGAKDGRIFNEQNFLQRAAKPASVDKWIKQNKMDFLGIPSCVGFGPHADSYRFLIFPNMGQSLQSVIEEEDEFLSEKVVLQLACRLLDVLQYIHSNEYVHADINAENIYIKPGQTSQVYLVGYCHAFRYCPGGRQVEYREASRTPHEGTLEFISLDTHKGAGPSRRSDLQSLGYCMLRWHTGTLPWAVLTQPDQVATQKQRYMEDVPALLSHCFGKAKVSSALQTYLTAVMALGYSEQPDYSALKAGLSAALLQMGGSLEQPLHF; the protein is encoded by the exons ATGATAGGAGCACGTATCCGgttaagaagaagaagaagaagaaggagaagaagaagaagaagaaccgAATCGAATCGAACGGAACTGAACTCAATTCAACTCAACTCAAACAGACTCAGCCGGACCGTGGAGGCTTACAGGGGAAG AATGCCTTTCCGTTTCTGCCCCCAGTGTGGGACGAAGTTGCAGCCTGATTTCAGATTTTGTCCTTCATGTGGAGAGAAGCTTCCCCGTCCGGTTGATGAATCTGGACCTGTGAGCTCAGCTGCTTCTTTAAGTCTCTCTCCATCCAAAAGGGACGAATTAGCAACATCAGTAGCTAAAACAAATCTTGCTTCAAGCACAAGTTGTGAGCCCCAGGAAAGTAAGG TCCATGTATGTACCGCCGCAACTCCAATTCAACCTCGCCCTGCACTGCGAAAGACTCGTAACTCCCTTCGTCTGGACAGGGAAGTTAAATCCACCATTAAAGATGCCACTCCACCTGTGGTGTCCTTCACTATACCTGTCAGAGATGACAAGGTTGAAG aTAATGAGTTTGGATTCAACGTATCTCCGCCAAAGCAGCACACAGTCACTTTCAAACTCGACGCAGAGGTAGAGCCAACTTTAAAGTCGTCAACTTCCCCTGTCGCTAAATCCCCTCGACTTG TCAGGGGAAAGGCTAAACTCTCCAGTCCTGCTAAGAAGCAGGTGGAAGGAGAGAAGCTGACGGATAAAACAAGTGGGAAAGCAGAGGGATCAACCATAGACGGCTCTCCTCTACCTGTCCTTTCTCCTGTTTCCTCACCAATCTCCAGGTCTCCTTTAAAAG TGACAGGAAAAAGCAAGGCCAAGAAGGCAAAGTGTGCGTCCGCCGTGGAGCCGCTAGAGGAAGGCGAGGAGGTGACAGACACAACGGGCAAGAAGTGGAAACTTTTGAAACTGCTCAGTCAAAGCACGACAGAGGTCATCTATGAAG tttttcaaacaaTTTCAAGATCCAATTCCAAGGAATCAAACCACATCCTGAAACTA GGAGCTAAAGATGGAAGAATCTTCAATGAGCAGAACTTTTTGCAGAGAGCTGCTAAACCTGCGTCTG TGGACAAGTggatcaaacaaaacaagatggATTTTCTGGGGATTCCTTCTTGTGTTGGCTTTGGACCTCATGCAGATTCCTACAG gttTCTGATTTTCCCCAACATGGGCCAATCTCTCCAGTCTGTCATTGAGGAAGAAGATGAGTTTCTGTCCGAGAAAGTGGTTCTTCAGCTCGCCTGTAGGCTG TTAGATGTCCTGCAGTATATCCATTCAAACGAGTATGTTCATGCTGATATTAATGCGGAAAACATCTACATCAAACCAGGACAGACTTCACAG gtCTACCTTGTAGGATACTGCCATGCTTTCAGGTACTGTCCAGGGGGTCGACAGGTAGAGTACCGTGAAGCCAGCAGGACACCACACGAGGGCACCCTAGAGTTCATCAGCCTGGACACACATAAGGGAGCAG GGCCATCTCGACGCAGTGACTTGCAGTCCCTGGGTTACTGCATGCTGCGATGGCACACAGGCACGCTACCGTGGGCCGTCCTCACTCAACCGGACCAGGTAGCCACCCAGAAGCAGAG GTACATGGAAGATGTTCCTGCACTGTTGAGTCACTGCTTTGGGAAGGCGAAAGTTTCCA GTGCACTTCAAACCTACCTGACTGCAGTGATGGCTCTGGGGTACTCTGAGCAGCCCGACTACTCAGCACTGAAGGCTGGACTCAGTGCAGCCTTGCTGCAGATGGGGGGGTCACTGGAGCAGCCACTTCATTTTTAG
- the LOC120789920 gene encoding rho family-interacting cell polarization regulator 1-like — MFTGSTKLPPTKTPQPERLDEVYAALRRGLQSYLQVHQLELDSLGQQIRENKRNGRLGSLYEQDKQVKAIERFMRRLEFHLSKVEELYDAYCIQRRLRDGASKMVAAFNSATGSKEARESLSEANKGYRECTEHMCSLESELESQMGEFHVKMKGLAGFARLCVGDQYEVLMRYGRQRWRLRGRMEVSNKQIWDSEEYIFLPLVTELLSIKVTELKSLANHVVVGSVSCEMLDLFCPLPQTLAVDINDLGTVKLNLEVTWSPFDKDDQTSSTSTVSKRLLSNQSPPDTPSMREQVFYSLLKRQGEMDNGTVWSNSSESSDDSSSPALAHHAQRLTAPNMLQTTLTSQLSFTPNKSSASTPSLSSNQEEDETEAGEVFSQTDAVPNGHLQTSCSHSHVGESSPDCTVADRSAELSESSADLSCSCPDVSSAPPVSLAERAVVSESGIPQVCVSAEEVEDDTCEDSSVQAEAETEDSTTEAAGGQQVEASETHSQPHQSTQELKQPEDAPTVPFPTSSSFTHEVETALESFDFLNCSDLDEDEEEEEEDEQQEEDEGEKEEEDVQHEEDQNKVEEEKTEEGENDEENFYSGGSSDEEEADGLEILMEAPEGFRNSDEDRFSESQSKEAIRSVAVYKSCHTGAP, encoded by the exons ATGTTCACAGGATCCACCAAACTGCCGCCCACTAAAACCCCCCAGCCTGAGCGGCTGGATGAAGTCTACGCTGCCTTACGCAGAGGCCTACA GTCGTACTTGCAGGTCCACCAGCTGGAGTTGGACAGTCTGGGTCAGCAGatcagagaaaacaagaggaacGGTCGATTG gGGTCTTTGTATGAGCAGGATAAG cAAGTGAAAGCCATAGAGAGGTTTATGCGTCGCTTGGAATTCCACCTCAGCAAG GTTGAGGAGCTGTATGATGCTTATTGCATACAGCGGCGACTGCGTGATGGAGCGAGTAAGATGGTGGCGGCCTTTAACTCTGCCACAGGAAGCAAGGAGGCCAGAGAGAGCCTGAGCGAAGCCAACAAGGGCTACAGGGAATGTACAGAG CATATGTGCTCACTTGAGAGTGAATTAGAAAGCCAGATGGGAGAATTTCATGTCAAGATGAAGG GCCTTGCTGGCTTTGCACGGCTGTGTGTTGGCGACCAGTATGAG GTCCTAATGCGTTATGGGAGGCAACGCTGGAGGCTACGAGGTCGCATGGAAGTCAGCAACAAGCAGATATGGGACAGCGAAGAGTATATTTTCCTGCCTCTCgtcacagagctgctgtcaATTAAG GTGACGGAGCTGAAGAGCCTGGCCAATCACGTGGTGGTGGGCAGTGTGTCCTGCGAGATGCTCGACCTGTTCTGCCCACTCCCCCAGACGCTCGCTGTGGACATCAACGACCTTGGGACGGTGAAGCTAAACTTGGAGGTCACCTGGAG tccgTTTGATAAGGATGACCAGACATCATCCACCAGTACAGTTTCTAAACGGCTGCTGTCCAATCAGAGCCCTCCTGACACGCCCTCTATGCGGGAGCAGGTGTTTTAT TCTCTGCTGAAGCGACAGGGAGAAATGGATAACGGGACAGTCTGGTCCAACTCCTCTGAAtcctctgatgactcttccagTCCGGCGCTGGCTCATCACGCTCAGCGGCTGACGGCCCCCAACATGCTGCAAACCACTCTCACCAGTCAGCTGTCGTTCACTCCGAACAAGTCCAGCGCTTCGACGCCGTCGCTCTCCTCCAACCAAGAGGAGGACGAGACAGAAGCCGGGGAGGTCTTCTCTCAGACAGATGCAGTGCCTAACGGCCATCTGCAGACTTCCTGCTCTCACAGCCACGTGGGCGAGAGCAGCCCAGACTGTACTGTGGCTGACCGGTCAGCTGAGCTCTCTGAAAGCTCAGCAGACCTGAGCTGCTCATGCCCAGACGTCTCGTCTGCACCTCCTGTGTCGTTGGCGGAGAGAGCAGTTGTGTCTGAAAGTGGCATCCcacaagtgtgtgtttcagcagaGGAGGTAGAGGATGATACATGCGAGGACTCGTCCGTACAAGCGGAAGCAGAAACAGAGGACAGCACCACTGAAGCAGCAGGTGGACAGCAGGTAGAAGCATCGGAGACACACAGTCAGCCACACCAGTCCACCCAGGAGCTAAAACAACCAGAGGACGCTCCAACG GTTCCTTTTCCTACTTCCTCCAGTTTCACTCACGAAGTCGAGACAGCCCTTGAAAGTTTTGACTTTCTCAATTGCTCTGACcttgatgaagatgaggaggaggaggaggaagatgagcaACAAGAGGAAGAcgaaggagagaaggaagaggaggatgtgcAACATGAAGAGGACCAAAACAaagtggaggaagaaaaaacagaggaaggagaaaatgatGAAGAGAATTTCTACTCTGGAGGAAG cagtgatgaagaggaggcGGACGGCCTAGAGATCCTTATGGAAGCCCCAGAAGGATTTAGGAACTCAGACGAAGATCGTTTCTCTGAgtcacag TCTAAGGAAGCCATCCGGTCTGTAGCTGTGTACAAAAGCTGCCACACGGGGGCGCCGTAG
- the rab27a gene encoding ras-related protein Rab-27A, with product MSDGDYDYLIKFLALGDSGVGKTSFLYQYTDGKFNSKFITTVGIDFREKRVIYKSAGPDGSSGRGQKIHMQLWDTAGQERFRSLTTAFFRDAMGFLLLFDLTNEQSFLNVRNWMSQLQIHAYCENPDIVLCGNKCDLADQRAVSEDEASELAEKYGIPYFETSAANGLNVSPAVDVLLDLIMKRMERCVDKSWIPDGTVRANGPTNPNISESSDRSKCAC from the exons ATGTCTGATGGGGACTATGATTACCTCATCAAATTCCTAGCCCTCGGTGACTCTGGTGTGGGAAAAACAAGCTTCCTCTACCAGTACACAGATGGCAAGTTTAACTCCAAGTTCATCACTACAGTCGGGatagacttcagagaaaaaagagtg ATCTACAAATCAGCGGGTCCGGATGGATCTTCAGGTAGAGGACAGAAGATCCACATGCAGCTGTGGGACACTGCAGGACAGGAGAG GTTTCGCAGTTTGACAACTGCGTTCTTCAGAGATGCAATGggtttcctcctcctgtttgaCCTCACAAATGAGCAAAGTTTCCTCAACGTCAGAAACTGGATGA GTCAGTTACAGATTCATGCATATTGCGAAAATCCAGACATCGTTCTGTGTGGCAACAAATGTGACCTGGCAGATCAGAGAGCAGTCAGTGAAGATGAGGCCAGTGAACTGGCAGAGAAGTATGG AATCCCCTACTTTGAGACAAGTGCTGCGAACGGGCTGAACGTGAGCCCGGCTGTGGACGTCCTGCTGGACCTTATCATGAAGAGGATGGAGCGATGCGTTGACAAATCCTGGATCCCTGACGGAACCGTCCGAGCTAATGGACCCACCAACCCAAACATCTCAGAGAGCTCGGACAGGAGCAAATGTGCATGTTAA